From the Streptomyces sp. Tu 2975 genome, one window contains:
- a CDS encoding DUF2264 domain-containing protein produces the protein MSLQLPGDDRVLSPYTGYTREHWEAAADGLLTAARRWATPRGALLDLPGRPSASGVRSDGLEGYARTFLAAAFRVAGAGGDDPHGRLERYAEGIAAGTRTPGRDDTESWPVILGHDVAGQPMVESASVALGLRMTRPWLWDRLDEDVQDRAEEWLRGALRHVPSPNNWYLFPYTVAGFLESVGRGDEETGRARERALELLESWYRGQGWYADGDGRAFDHYNGWALHLYPVLDSHLAGAAADPYVQRLREHLESYGLLFGSDGAPVHFGRSLTYRFAAASAVGLGAVTGRTPLEPGVSRRLISGALRYFLDRGAVGRDGLLALGWHGRHEETLQNYSGPASPYWASKAFVCLLAPAGHPLWTDMEEAAPSEGPDRVLALPAPGLLVQSTRADGIVRLHNHGSDHVRPQEGEAAADDDPHYGRQAYSTRTGPTSTANAADNHLGLVVGGVRSARRRIHPLGAGGGDGWGWAASWHRPVFPAGPPMVPGLRVESVTVARGRFELRVHRVTGAPPGARVEQTGWATGPDEALHSGLRPLYGWLERDEVRAPQGTAYTPWAVMPRLTAPARGTGVFAALAVLSGEPDTASQADAVAAVTVDDDGLEVRWADDGHLTRITFDPVAVTCRAVHRP, from the coding sequence ATGAGCCTGCAGCTGCCCGGCGACGACCGGGTCCTGAGTCCGTACACCGGATACACGCGCGAGCACTGGGAGGCGGCGGCAGACGGCCTGCTGACGGCCGCCCGGCGGTGGGCGACCCCGCGCGGGGCCCTGCTGGACCTGCCGGGACGCCCCTCCGCCTCCGGGGTCCGCTCCGACGGACTCGAGGGCTACGCCCGCACCTTCCTCGCCGCCGCCTTCCGGGTGGCGGGAGCCGGCGGCGACGACCCGCACGGCCGGCTGGAGCGGTACGCCGAGGGCATCGCCGCCGGTACCCGCACCCCCGGACGGGACGACACCGAGTCCTGGCCCGTGATCCTCGGCCACGACGTCGCGGGCCAGCCCATGGTCGAATCCGCGTCCGTGGCCCTCGGGCTGCGGATGACCCGGCCCTGGCTGTGGGACCGGCTCGACGAGGACGTCCAGGACCGGGCCGAGGAATGGCTTCGCGGCGCCCTGCGCCACGTACCCTCGCCCAACAACTGGTACCTCTTCCCGTACACCGTGGCCGGGTTCCTGGAGTCGGTGGGCCGCGGCGACGAGGAGACCGGGCGTGCCCGCGAGCGCGCTCTCGAACTGCTGGAGAGCTGGTACCGCGGCCAGGGGTGGTACGCCGACGGCGACGGCCGGGCGTTCGACCACTACAACGGCTGGGCCCTGCACCTGTATCCGGTGCTCGACTCCCATCTCGCCGGCGCCGCGGCGGACCCGTACGTGCAGCGGCTGCGTGAGCACCTGGAGAGCTACGGGCTCCTCTTCGGCTCGGACGGGGCACCCGTCCACTTCGGGCGCTCGCTCACCTACCGTTTCGCCGCCGCCTCCGCGGTCGGCCTCGGGGCCGTCACCGGCCGCACGCCGCTCGAACCGGGCGTCTCCCGCAGGCTGATCAGCGGGGCGCTGCGCTACTTCCTCGACCGTGGCGCCGTCGGCCGTGACGGGCTGCTGGCACTCGGCTGGCACGGGCGGCACGAGGAGACGCTGCAGAACTACTCAGGGCCGGCGTCGCCGTACTGGGCGTCGAAGGCGTTCGTTTGTCTGCTCGCCCCGGCAGGGCACCCGCTGTGGACCGACATGGAAGAGGCCGCGCCGAGCGAGGGCCCTGACCGGGTGCTGGCGCTGCCCGCGCCTGGGCTGCTGGTGCAGAGCACCCGCGCCGACGGCATCGTCCGGCTGCACAACCACGGCAGCGACCATGTGCGCCCGCAGGAGGGAGAGGCGGCCGCCGACGACGATCCCCACTACGGCCGTCAGGCGTACTCCACCCGCACCGGCCCGACGTCGACCGCCAACGCCGCCGACAACCACCTCGGGCTCGTGGTCGGCGGCGTGCGCAGCGCCCGCCGCCGTATCCACCCGCTGGGCGCGGGAGGAGGCGACGGCTGGGGCTGGGCCGCGTCCTGGCACCGGCCGGTGTTCCCCGCGGGGCCGCCCATGGTGCCCGGCCTGCGCGTGGAGAGCGTCACCGTCGCCCGGGGACGGTTCGAGCTGCGCGTGCACCGGGTGACGGGTGCTCCGCCCGGTGCCCGCGTCGAGCAGACGGGCTGGGCGACCGGCCCGGACGAGGCGCTGCACTCCGGGCTGCGTCCGCTGTACGGCTGGCTCGAAAGGGACGAGGTGCGCGCTCCGCAGGGAACCGCGTACACGCCATGGGCCGTGATGCCGCGGCTGACCGCCCCGGCGCGGGGCACCGGTGTCTTCGCGGCGCTGGCCGTGCTCTCCGGCGAGCCGGACACCGCTTCTCAAGCCGATGCCGTCGCCGCTGTGACCGTGGACGACGACGGCTTGGAGGTGCGTTGGGCCGACGACGGCCACTTGACGCGGATCACCTTCGATCCCGTCGCCGTCACCTGCCGAGCCGTTCACCGGCCATGA